One genomic segment of Rhodothermales bacterium includes these proteins:
- the panB gene encoding 3-methyl-2-oxobutanoate hydroxymethyltransferase: protein MSTQLASVTTLEDRTKRVTTQTLQEMRRAGTPIAMLTAYDFTSARILDGAGIDVLLVGDSASNVMAGNETTLPITLEHMIYHAQCVVRGVARALVVVDLPFGTYQGNSKEALVSAIRVMKETGAHAVKLEGGAVALEAVERILSAGIPVMGHLGLTPQSIYKFGTYRVRAREEDEAEQVRQDAKLLEEAGCFAIVLEKIPAALAADVTESISVPTIGIGAGAGCSGQVLVTHDMLGLTKDFHPRFVRRYADLADVAHGAVEAYIEDVRSRAFPTTDESY from the coding sequence ATGAGCACCCAACTCGCCTCCGTCACCACGCTCGAAGACCGCACGAAGCGCGTCACCACGCAGACGCTGCAGGAGATGCGCCGCGCCGGTACGCCCATCGCTATGCTCACGGCGTACGACTTCACGAGCGCCCGCATCCTCGACGGCGCCGGGATCGACGTGCTCCTCGTCGGCGACTCCGCCTCGAACGTGATGGCGGGGAACGAGACGACGCTGCCGATCACGCTAGAGCACATGATCTACCACGCGCAGTGCGTCGTGCGCGGCGTGGCGCGGGCGCTCGTCGTCGTGGACCTCCCGTTTGGGACGTACCAGGGCAACTCGAAAGAGGCGCTTGTCTCGGCGATCCGCGTGATGAAGGAGACGGGGGCGCACGCCGTCAAGCTCGAGGGCGGCGCCGTCGCGCTCGAAGCCGTCGAGCGCATCCTCTCGGCGGGGATCCCGGTGATGGGCCACCTCGGGCTCACCCCGCAGAGCATCTACAAGTTCGGGACGTACCGCGTCCGCGCCCGCGAAGAGGACGAGGCCGAGCAGGTCCGGCAGGATGCGAAGCTGCTCGAAGAGGCCGGCTGCTTCGCGATCGTGCTCGAAAAGATTCCCGCCGCGCTCGCCGCCGACGTCACCGAGTCGATTTCGGTCCCCACGATCGGGATCGGCGCGGGGGCGGGGTGCAGCGGGCAGGTCCTCGTCACGCACGACATGCTCGGGCTGACGAAGGACTTCCACCCCCGCTTCGTCCGCCGCTACGCCGACCTCGCCGACGTCGCCCACGGGGCCGTCGAGGCGTACATCGAAGACGTGCGGAGCCGCGCCTTCCCGACGACCGACGAGAGCTACTGA
- a CDS encoding OmpH family outer membrane protein encodes MRPLLLSLLTLLAVAPAAAQQRIAYIDSEAVLDQITEYRTVQANLDRLAQQWQAELNQIQQQVDALVRDFEARELLFTEAERDRKRAEITAKEQELDSKRTQRFGPEGELFREQQRQMRPVQERVLAAIEEVAEAEDYDYVFDKSGDFLFLFAKPDLNISDLVLEELGIEAGRGGS; translated from the coding sequence ATGCGCCCCCTTCTGCTCTCGTTGCTGACGCTCCTCGCCGTCGCCCCGGCGGCGGCGCAGCAGCGCATCGCCTACATCGACTCGGAGGCCGTGCTCGACCAGATCACGGAATACCGCACCGTGCAGGCCAATCTGGACCGCCTCGCACAGCAGTGGCAGGCCGAGCTCAACCAGATCCAGCAGCAAGTAGACGCGCTCGTGCGTGACTTCGAGGCGCGGGAATTGCTCTTCACCGAAGCGGAGCGCGATCGCAAGCGCGCCGAGATCACGGCGAAGGAGCAAGAGCTCGACTCCAAGCGGACGCAGCGCTTCGGACCCGAGGGCGAGCTCTTCCGCGAGCAGCAGCGCCAGATGCGGCCCGTGCAGGAGCGCGTCCTCGCCGCCATCGAAGAGGTGGCCGAGGCGGAAGACTACGACTACGTCTTCGACAAGAGCGGTGACTTCCTCTTCCTCTTCGCCAAGCCCGACCTCAACATCTCCGACCTCGTGCTCGAAGAGCTCGGGATCGAAGCGGGCCGCGGCGGCAGCTGA
- a CDS encoding OmpH family outer membrane protein, giving the protein MTVFNRLVFTAALAVLFASAFAAPAAQAQSTPTIGYTDYELIIVQMPEYRTLQQTLQAQAQKDQQELAAQEQAIQQKFAEYQDQSGVLSPEARQTREQEIVQMQTDLQQDQQRRLQGLDRQQNELLQPLLEKLQVAIDEVATARGLQLVLSSRVSTEPVILFAGANTVDVTAEVMSKLGISMTQSEGAAPTGAN; this is encoded by the coding sequence ATGACCGTGTTTAACCGACTCGTTTTCACCGCGGCGCTCGCCGTGCTCTTCGCTTCCGCCTTCGCGGCTCCCGCCGCCCAGGCCCAGTCCACCCCGACGATCGGCTACACCGATTACGAGCTGATCATCGTGCAGATGCCGGAGTACCGCACGCTCCAGCAGACGCTGCAGGCGCAGGCACAGAAGGACCAGCAGGAACTCGCCGCGCAGGAGCAGGCGATCCAGCAGAAGTTCGCCGAGTACCAGGACCAGAGCGGCGTGCTCTCGCCCGAGGCCCGGCAGACGCGCGAGCAGGAGATCGTCCAGATGCAGACCGACCTCCAGCAGGACCAGCAGCGCCGCCTCCAGGGCCTCGACCGGCAGCAGAACGAACTGCTCCAGCCGCTCCTCGAGAAGCTGCAGGTCGCGATCGACGAGGTCGCCACGGCGCGCGGGCTCCAGCTCGTCCTCTCCAGCCGCGTCTCGACCGAGCCCGTGATCCTCTTCGCCGGGGCCAACACGGTCGACGTGACGGCCGAGGTGATGAGCAAGCTCGGCATCAGCATGACGCAGAGCGAGGGCGCCGCGCCCACCGGCGCCAACTAG